A window from Malania oleifera isolate guangnan ecotype guangnan chromosome 7, ASM2987363v1, whole genome shotgun sequence encodes these proteins:
- the LOC131160959 gene encoding lysine-specific demethylase JMJ13-like: MGIVKASNAIASCKMRGSNKNNSFSLSSRSSTILDVSTKSKVDQFNTAGLEWIDKIPDCPVFHPSKEEFEDPLAYLWKIAPEASKYGICKIVSPLNASIPPGIVLMKEKKGFKFTTSVQPLRLAEWDMDDKVTFSVSGRNYKLRDFEKKANKVFTRRYCSSGSLPSTYLEKEFWNDIASGKKGTVEYAINVDGSAFSCDPNDQIGKSQWNLKALPRLPKSTLRLLENVIPGVTDPMLYIGMLFSMFAWHVEDHFLYSINYHHCGAIKTWYGIPGHAALAFEKVAMDHVYSSDILSVEGEDGAFHLLAEKTTMFPPKILLQHDVPVYRASQMPGDFVISFPRAYHAGFSHGFNFGEAVNFAIGDWFPFGAAASERYALLHMVPVLPYEELLCKEAMLLDKFSKHEVLDQSTTELASYHSIKDSFIHLIRSHHHARQSLIDSRDFLSVSAYSQGTILCSLCKRDCFVAHINCSCNFHPACLFHENGSLDFPCGSNYVLFLRENITKMEDVARKFEQEREILHDVRQQMACIDSKRMQLTEIPSVENGHTPYSDSKCEANPEFQKENRTVKNAMDLKLSELQDIKQPSKLCPERRNGGGTITTAKKTALMKLRERRNADIGAGKTLKSEVEHHEMREPLISWNGKRARRNRKLQNTANKSRSFVPV; encoded by the exons ATGGGCATTGTTAAGGCCTCAAATGCAATTGCATCTTGCAAAATGAGAGGAAGCAATAAGAATAATTCATTTTCTTTATCAAGCCGTTCTTCAACCATATTAGATGTCTCCACAAAGAGCAAAGTGGATCAGTTTAACACAGCTGGTTTAGAATGGATTGACAAAATTCCAGATTGTCCTGTATTCCATCCATCAAAGGAGGAGTTTGAGGATCCTTTAGCATATCTGTGGAAAATTGCTCCAGAAGCTTCAAAATATG GAATTTGTAAGATTGTTTCTCCTTTGAATGCTTCCATACCACCTGGAATTGTATTaatgaaagaaaagaagggttttaaaTTTACAACTAGTGTGCAACCTCTTCGGCTTGCAGAGTGGGACATGGATGACAAGGTCACATTCTCTGTGAGTGGAAG AAATTACAAACTGAGAGATTTTGAGAAGAAGGCAAACAAGGTGTTTACTCGCAGATACTGTTCTTCTGGATCTCTTCCTTCCACATACTTGGAAAAGGAATTTTGGAATGACATTGCTTCTGGAAAGAAAGGAACAGTTGAATATGCTATCAATGTTGATGGCAGTGCTTTTTCATGTGATCCTAATGATCAGATTGGAAAAAGCCAATGGAACTTGAAG GCTCTTCCACGGCTGCCAAAATCCACACTGCGTTTGCTGGAAAATGTGATTCCG GGTGTAACAGATCCCATGCTTTACATTGGAATGCTATTCAGTATGTTCGCGTGGCATGTGGAGGATCATTTTTTGTACAG CATTAACTATCATCATTGTGGTGCGATTAAGACTTGGTATGGGATTCCCGGTCATGCAGCTCTGGCATTCGAAAAGGTAGCCATGGATCATGTATATTCTTCTGATATTCTCTCAGTTGAAGGGGAGGATGGAGCTTTTCATTTGTTGGCAGAGAAAACGACGATGTTTCCTCCAAAGATTTTGCTACAACATGATGTGCCTGTCTACAGGGCTTCACAAATGCCGGGTGACTTTGTTATCTCTTTTCCAAGGGCATACCATGCAGGATTCAGTCATG GCTTTAATTTTGGTGAGGCAGTAAACTTTGCAATTGGTGATTGGTTTCCATTTGGGGCAGCAGCTAGCGAACGTTATGCACTTCTCCACATGGTTCCAGTTCTTCCTTATGAGGAACTTCTTTGTAAAGAAGCAATGCTTCTTGACAAGTTTTCAAAACATGAAGTTTTAGATCAGTCAACTACAGAATTGGCATCTTATCATAGCATTAAAGATTCTTTCATACACCTAATACGATCCCATCATCATGCTCGCCAGTCTTTAATTGACTCAAGAGATTTTTTGAGTGTCTCTGCTTATTCTCAAGGAACTATATTATGCAGCCTCTGCAAACGTGACTGTTTCGTGGCACACATTAATTGCAGTTGCAACTTCCATCCTGCTTGCCTTTTCCATG AGAATGGGTCGCTTGACTTTCCATGTGGGAGCAACTATGTTCTTTTCCTAAGGGAAAACATAACAAAGATGGAAGATGTGGCCCGGAAGTTTGAGCAGGAAAGAGAAATATTGCATGATGTTCGGCAACAGATGGCATGTATAGATAGCAAGCGCATGCAGCTAACAGAGATCCCTTCTGTTGAAAATGGGCATACTCCATACAGTGACAGCAAGTGTGAAGCAAACCCTGAATTTCAAAAAGAGAACAGAACTGTGAAGAATGCAATGGATTTGAAGCTTTCAGAACTGCAG GACATTAAGCAACCAAGCAAGCTTTGCCCTGAACGAAGGAATGGTGGAGGAACCATTACAACTGCCAAAAAGACTGCGTTGATGAAGCTAAGAGAAAGACGGAATGCTGATATTGGTGCTGGAAAGACTCTGAAGAGTGAGGTGGAGCATCATGAGATGAGAGAACCATTAATTTCTTGGAATGGAAAAAGAGCAAGAAGGAACCGTAAACTGCAAAATACAGCAAATAAATCCAGAAGTTTTGTCCCTGTATAG